One Eurosta solidaginis isolate ZX-2024a chromosome 5, ASM4086904v1, whole genome shotgun sequence DNA segment encodes these proteins:
- the bora gene encoding protein aurora borealis: protein MELEKIRTPIKLYSSIQMSGKAATKLSSESVEKITTSGGSRCQKKMLNPRTPSKPPNCNMSTTFSSISSTSSKQISYSTSSNTPPPKRFHRIRNPFEPVLAERLHLPLIASPSLFQRPTTPQLSSTQFEWNIDEVSSLQPANVEPHETQFHDSPDPEYEAKAQSAISSYFKENQIVPSPVDCPLRSQRIILSELNSNTPITKPGRRIRDCGTQTELTLPVILPRALEEALMPYFQPHLSVADRYVCDMDTQMRLSSDTNSLSFHETKDMSLRRKLFDINNIVVIGEEGGRTPTREAKTKMSLSNSSPSSTGGSAHHVQFAIIGKLSDSLDKSSFGSLSPISAYDCLSNSPQSPQSNRSALKSRIHTFVENLSDAEPLSPIHPPVKQSTSRRCLDKQPLLRQSKEATVEKDSYRCSALNQSEATTLSDLSLACAKGGKSDGSGNFTPDRSSSPLHLISCTTDEVAGQHSIDSSFNMKVSRLVVNSAKCLRQQQARETNPHDYDIFAHDDTHELCDDDDMQVSQLSAQNFNCSSSSSTGTPRSKKRSASRKNLSQSFSLNWLDDEEQMEADKQQKQQEKLSMPKTPLDAPRIDITVVDELIVKENELFKQQQEKQKTREQLKNLVTTHEHDICYNDDSKNPDAVTDVTRALFYRTDSGFNEMPNSGCSSYSIGISSQQSQTALSPTKQLDVSMVCCSTPSKCAKTVTNSAS, encoded by the exons ATGGAGTTGGAAAAGATACGCACACCAATCAAATTATATTCATCAATACAGATGAGTGGAAAAGCTGCAACAAAATTAAGCAGTGAAAGCGTTGAAAAGATTACAACATCTGGTGGAAGTAGATGTCAAAAAAAGATGCTGAATCCAAGAACGCCCAGTAAACCGCCTAATTGCAATATGTCAACGACCTTCAGTAGTATTTCAAGTACTTCATCCAAACAAATATCATATTCCACATCCAGTAATACGCCACCACCAAAGCGTTTTCATCGCATAAGAAATCCCTTTGAACCTGTCTTGGCGGAACGGCTGCATTTGCCATTAATTGCAAG TCCATCATTGTTTCAACGCCCAACAACGCCACAATTATCATCTACACAGTTCGAATGGAATATCGATGAAGTATCTTCGCTGCAGCCGGCAAATGTTGAACCACACGAAACACAATTTCACGACTCGCCTGATCCTGAATATGAAGCAAAAGCACAATCGGCGATAAGTTCATACTTCAAGGAGAATCAAATTGTGCCAAGTCCCGTCGATTGCCCTTTGCGCAGTCAACGTATTATACTATCCGAATTAAATAGCAATACACCAATAACAAAACCTGGAAGACGCATACGTGATTGTGGCACACAAACTGAATTAACGTTGCCTGTGATATTGCCGCGTGCATTAGAAGAAGCGCTTATGCCATATTTTCAACCGCACTTAAGTGTTGCAGATCGTTACGTGTGTGATATGGACACACAAATGCGCTTGAGCAGCGATACTAACAGCCTTAGTTTTCACGAAACAAAGGACATGTCTTTGCGACGTAAACTGTTCGATATAAATAATATTGTAGTAATCGGAGAAGAAGGGGGTAGAACACCAACACGAGAAGCTAAAACTAAAATGTCACTTTCAAATTCAAGTCCATCTTCAACAGGTGGCAGTGCACATCACGTACAATTTGCCATTATTGGTAAACTATCAGATTCATTAGACAAGAGTTCTTTCGGCTCGCTATCGCCAATTTCAGCATATGATTGCCTGTCTAACTCGCCACAGTCACCACAAAGTAATCGTAGTGCATTAAAATcaagaatacatacatttgtagaAAATCTTTCTGATGCCGAGCCACTGTCACCTATACATCCACCCGTGAAGCAATCGACGAGTAGGCGTTGTCTAGATAAACAGCCACTATTAAGACAATCAAAAGAGGCAACTGTGGAAAAGGATAGTTATCGATGTAGTGCCTTGAATCAAAGTGAAGCAACTACTTTAAGTGACCTTTCGTTAGCTTGCGCTAAAGGTGGCAAAAGTGATGGTAGTGGAAACTTCACACCTGACCGCAGTTCTTCGCCATTGCATTTGATTTCTTGTACTACTGATGAAGTAGCTGGGCAACATTCTATTGATAGCAGTTTTAATATGAAAGTTAGTCGATTAGTTGTAAACAGCGCTAAATGCTTAAGACAGCAGCAAGCACGAGAAACTAATCCACACGACTACGATATCTTTGCACATGACGATACACACGAGTTGTGTGATGATGACGATATGCAGGTGTCTCAGTTATCTGCACAAAATTTCAATTGCAGCTCATCGAGCTCAACAGGTACGCCACGCAGTAAAAAACGTTCTGCAAGTCGCAAAAATCTATCGCAATCATTTTCCCTTAATTGGTTAGATGATGAAGAACAAATGGAAGCAGATAAGCAGCAAAAGCAACAAGAAAAACTAAGTATGCCAAAAACGCCATTGGATGCACCCCGTATCGATATTACAGTTGTGGATGAGTTGATTGTAAAAGAAAATGAATTGTTTAAGCAGCAGCAGGAGAAACAAAAAACACGAGAACAATTAAAAAATCTTGTAACAACCCATGAACATGATATTTGTTACAATGACGACAGCAAGAATCCTGATGCCGTTACCGATGTAACGCGCGCCTTGTTTTATCGAACCGACAGTGGTTTTAACGAAATGCCAAACAGCGGTTGTTCCTCATATTCAATAGGTATAAGCAGTCAGCAGAGTCAAACTGCGCTTTCACCCACCAAGCAATTAGATGTCAGCATGGTTTGCTGCTCAACTCCTTCAAAATGTGCTAAGACGGTCACAAATTCTGCCTCTTGA